The following proteins come from a genomic window of Saccharicrinis carchari:
- a CDS encoding PepSY-associated TM helix domain-containing protein yields the protein MNKNKIRWIKRFKVWHKWPAIVMSFLALLFAASGIVMNHRTVFASINVSRKLLPADYTYRNWNLDAIKGSLFLSEDSVFIYGKGGVYHSNEDFDTFSAFNEGFEKGIDNRSVVAMQYTPRAGLVAGTLNGIFRYDNPTGWNKVNLPVKNQRITDVALKGDTLLVLTRDLLLTSTDLKYFDTHQLPAPSTYKKETTWFKFLWNLHSGELFGLAGKLFVDLLGILVIILSITGLIHFFYPKFIKKEKRKSTKYRSVKATNLRWHNVLGYLGVVFVLSNALTGMFLRPPLLIAIANAKIGIIPYTHLDNINPWHDKLRKLTWNTKMQRYVFSTSEGFYLADELLNYMAAPKVAQPPVSVMGCNALQQVDEDEYLVGSFSGLFSWKLSTGAIYNLGAGEPWHNQAKTGRPISDHMVSGLLYQDNANIWYSDYNRGVVPVSGNRPFLAMPTLVEDTPMSLWNVCLEIHTGRIFEWLLGPFYILYVPLSGLSMLVVLVSGFFLWYWIHRGKPKRKT from the coding sequence GTGAATAAGAATAAAATAAGATGGATAAAGCGATTTAAGGTATGGCACAAGTGGCCTGCCATTGTAATGTCGTTTTTGGCCTTGCTATTCGCAGCTTCGGGCATTGTGATGAACCATCGCACGGTATTTGCTTCAATTAACGTGTCCCGAAAACTACTTCCTGCCGATTATACCTATAGAAACTGGAACCTTGATGCCATTAAGGGCAGCTTGTTTTTATCGGAGGATTCGGTATTTATTTATGGTAAAGGTGGAGTGTACCATAGCAATGAGGATTTTGATACATTTTCAGCATTTAACGAAGGGTTTGAAAAAGGCATCGACAATCGTTCGGTTGTGGCTATGCAGTATACGCCCCGGGCCGGATTGGTGGCGGGAACCTTAAATGGTATTTTCCGTTACGATAATCCCACGGGTTGGAATAAGGTAAATTTGCCTGTTAAAAACCAACGTATAACGGATGTGGCCTTAAAGGGGGATACACTGTTAGTGCTTACCCGTGATTTATTATTAACAAGCACGGATTTAAAATATTTTGATACACATCAATTGCCTGCTCCTTCTACTTATAAAAAAGAGACAACATGGTTTAAGTTTTTGTGGAATTTGCATAGTGGTGAGTTGTTTGGCCTGGCGGGTAAGTTGTTTGTCGATTTGTTAGGAATTCTTGTCATCATACTGAGTATTACGGGTCTTATTCACTTCTTTTATCCTAAATTCATAAAAAAAGAGAAGCGGAAAAGCACAAAGTACCGCTCAGTAAAAGCCACCAATCTGCGATGGCACAATGTGTTAGGTTACCTTGGTGTTGTTTTTGTGCTAAGCAACGCCCTTACCGGGATGTTTTTACGCCCCCCATTGTTAATCGCTATTGCCAATGCAAAAATTGGCATAATACCTTATACCCACCTCGATAACATTAATCCATGGCACGATAAGCTGCGTAAGTTAACGTGGAATACGAAGATGCAGCGCTATGTTTTTTCCACATCGGAGGGATTTTATTTGGCCGATGAGCTATTGAATTATATGGCGGCTCCAAAGGTTGCACAGCCGCCCGTTAGCGTTATGGGTTGCAATGCCTTACAACAAGTAGATGAGGATGAGTATTTGGTGGGTTCTTTTTCCGGCCTGTTTAGTTGGAAACTTAGCACGGGAGCCATTTATAATTTAGGTGCCGGAGAACCCTGGCACAACCAAGCGAAAACAGGCAGACCTATTTCGGATCACATGGTCAGTGGTTTGCTGTATCAGGATAACGCCAACATTTGGTATTCGGATTACAATAGGGGTGTTGTGCCGGTAAGTGGGAATCGCCCTTTTTTGGCTATGCCCACTTTGGTAGAGGATACACCCATGTCCTTATGGAACGTCTGTTTAGAGATTCATACCGGAAGAATATTTGAATGGTTACTGGGACCTTTTTATATTCTTTATGTGCCTTTATCCGGATTGAGTATGCTGGTGGTTTTGGTAAGCGGCTTCTTTTTATGGTATTGGATACATCGTGGTAAACCTAAAAGGAAAACATAA
- the thrS gene encoding threonine--tRNA ligase — translation MVKITLPDNSVREYEAGITGLEIARSISPRLAKEVLSISVNDETWDLTRPIHTDASIKLYKWEDEEGKHAFWHSSAHLMAEALEALYPGMKFGIGPSIENGFYYDVDPGDDVVLRDADIPKIEAKMKELARQKNAYQRREVSKAEALAFFEDKQDEYKLELIDELEDGTITFYEQGNFTDLCRGPHLPSSELIKAVKVLSIAGAYWRGDEKRKQLTRVYGITFPKQKMLDEYLVQLEEAQKRDHRKIGKELELFAFSQNVGQGLPLWLPKGARLRELLENFLKKVQVQYGYQQVITPHIGQKQLYETSGHYAKYGKDSFQPINTPADGEEFLLKPMNCPHHCEIYKVHPVSYKDLPIRMAEFGTVYRYEQSGELHGLTRVRGFTQDDAHIFCTPDQLKDEFKKVIDIILYIFKALDFKDFITQISLRDKDDHEKYIGSDENWEKAETAIVEACQERGMETIVEYGEAAFYGPKLDFMVRDAIGRKWQLGTIQVDYNLPDRFELEYMGSDGVKHRPVMIHRAPFGSMERFVAVLIEHTAGKFPLWLTPEQVVVLPISEKFNEYAKKVSEVLNNSDIRSVLDERNEKIGRKIRDNELKRIPFMLIVGENEAQSNTVSVRKQGDGDKGSMTIENFIQFINSEVKEQLAAIESK, via the coding sequence ATGGTTAAAATAACCTTACCAGATAATAGTGTAAGAGAGTACGAAGCCGGCATTACCGGTTTAGAAATTGCCCGGAGCATTAGTCCCCGATTGGCAAAAGAAGTGTTATCGATTTCGGTAAATGACGAAACATGGGATCTCACACGGCCTATACATACCGACGCTTCAATAAAATTGTACAAGTGGGAGGACGAAGAGGGTAAACATGCTTTTTGGCACTCTTCGGCTCATTTGATGGCCGAGGCATTGGAGGCGTTGTACCCGGGCATGAAGTTTGGTATCGGTCCGTCGATTGAAAACGGTTTCTATTACGATGTGGATCCGGGCGACGATGTGGTGTTGCGTGATGCCGATATTCCTAAGATAGAGGCGAAGATGAAAGAGCTGGCTCGCCAAAAGAATGCTTATCAGCGTCGCGAGGTGAGCAAGGCCGAAGCTTTAGCTTTTTTTGAGGATAAGCAGGATGAGTACAAGCTTGAGCTTATTGACGAACTGGAAGATGGTACCATTACTTTTTACGAGCAGGGGAATTTTACCGATTTATGTAGGGGGCCTCACCTGCCCTCAAGCGAGCTGATTAAAGCGGTAAAAGTGTTGAGTATTGCCGGTGCCTATTGGCGAGGCGATGAAAAACGTAAGCAGTTGACACGGGTTTATGGCATAACTTTTCCCAAGCAAAAAATGCTCGATGAATATTTGGTACAGTTGGAAGAAGCGCAGAAACGCGATCATCGTAAAATTGGTAAAGAATTGGAGCTGTTTGCCTTTTCGCAAAATGTGGGTCAGGGATTGCCTCTTTGGTTGCCTAAAGGGGCCAGACTTCGTGAGTTGCTGGAGAATTTTTTGAAAAAAGTACAGGTACAATATGGTTATCAACAGGTAATAACACCGCATATCGGTCAAAAGCAGTTGTACGAAACATCGGGTCATTATGCCAAGTACGGTAAGGATTCTTTTCAACCTATTAACACGCCGGCCGATGGTGAGGAGTTTTTGCTGAAACCAATGAACTGCCCGCACCATTGCGAAATATATAAAGTACATCCCGTTTCGTACAAGGATCTGCCTATCCGCATGGCCGAGTTTGGTACCGTATATCGGTACGAACAGAGCGGCGAACTGCACGGGTTAACCCGTGTACGTGGTTTTACGCAGGACGATGCACATATCTTTTGTACACCCGATCAGCTGAAGGATGAGTTTAAGAAAGTGATCGACATCATCCTTTATATATTTAAGGCATTAGACTTTAAGGATTTTATTACACAAATTTCCTTGCGCGACAAAGACGACCATGAAAAATATATAGGTAGCGACGAAAATTGGGAAAAAGCCGAAACGGCTATTGTGGAGGCTTGCCAGGAAAGAGGCATGGAGACTATTGTAGAATATGGCGAAGCCGCATTTTATGGCCCCAAGCTCGATTTTATGGTGCGCGATGCCATAGGACGCAAATGGCAGTTGGGAACCATACAGGTGGATTACAACCTGCCCGATCGCTTTGAGCTGGAGTATATGGGTAGTGATGGCGTAAAACATCGGCCGGTGATGATACACCGAGCGCCCTTTGGAAGTATGGAACGTTTTGTGGCTGTGCTCATTGAACACACGGCCGGAAAGTTCCCGCTCTGGTTGACTCCTGAGCAGGTGGTGGTTTTACCAATCAGCGAAAAATTTAATGAATACGCAAAAAAAGTTTCAGAAGTCCTGAATAATTCCGATATTCGCAGCGTTTTAGACGAGCGTAATGAAAAAATCGGCCGTAAAATCAGGGATAACGAACTTAAACGAATACCTTTTATGCTGATTGTAGGCGAAAATGAAGCCCAGTCAAATACGGTTTCGGTTCGTAAACAGGGCGACGGCGATAAGGGTTCGATGACGATCGAAAATTTTATACAATTTATTAATAGCGAAGTTAAAGAGCAACTAGCAGCGATTGAATCAAAGTAA
- the rplT gene encoding 50S ribosomal protein L20, whose protein sequence is MPRSVNAVASRARRKRILKETKGNFGRRKNVWTVAKNTYEKGLQYAYRDRKRKKGQFRALWIMRINAAARLEGVSYSKLMGAMNKKNIDINRKVLADLAVNHPDAFKAVLQKAMAN, encoded by the coding sequence ATGCCAAGATCAGTAAATGCGGTGGCTTCACGAGCACGCAGAAAAAGGATTTTAAAAGAAACCAAAGGTAACTTTGGTCGCAGAAAAAATGTATGGACGGTAGCCAAGAATACCTACGAAAAAGGATTGCAATACGCCTACCGCGACCGTAAAAGAAAGAAAGGTCAGTTCAGAGCACTGTGGATTATGCGTATCAACGCTGCAGCTCGTTTAGAGGGGGTTTCGTATTCTAAACTAATGGGTGCGATGAACAAAAAAAATATCGACATCAACCGTAAAGTTTTAGCCGATTTGGCTGTGAACCATCCCGATGCTTTTAAGGCAGTTTTGCAAAAAGCGATGGCGAACTAA
- a CDS encoding ParA family protein: protein MGKIIALANQKGGVGKTTTAINLAASLAVLEYKVLVVDADPQANSTSGFGFDLREIEASIYECIVDGIDPKTALLKTEIEGLDILPSHIDLVGAEIEILNRPNRENVLKNVLNKLRSLYDFILIDCSPSLGLITVNSLTAADSVIIPVQCEYFALEGLGKLLNTIKIIQSRLNKSLEIEGFLLTMYDSRLRLSNQVVEEVQRHFQDMVFETLIARNIKLSEAPSYGKAVVEYDASSKGAINYLNLARELLQKNNMTRMDNKDKVIK from the coding sequence ATGGGAAAAATTATTGCATTGGCAAATCAAAAAGGAGGCGTAGGAAAAACAACTACCGCTATAAATCTGGCTGCTAGCTTGGCAGTTTTAGAATATAAAGTATTAGTTGTTGACGCCGATCCGCAGGCAAATTCCACATCAGGTTTTGGTTTTGACCTGCGCGAGATAGAAGCCAGTATTTATGAATGTATCGTGGATGGTATTGATCCTAAAACGGCCTTGCTAAAAACAGAGATTGAAGGTTTGGATATTTTACCCTCGCACATTGATTTGGTAGGTGCCGAAATTGAAATACTCAACCGGCCCAACAGGGAAAACGTATTAAAAAATGTACTTAATAAATTAAGGAGTCTTTACGATTTTATTCTAATAGACTGCTCACCGTCGCTTGGTTTAATTACCGTTAATTCGCTCACGGCGGCCGATTCGGTGATTATACCGGTACAATGTGAGTATTTTGCGCTCGAAGGCTTAGGGAAGCTTTTAAATACCATTAAGATAATACAGAGCCGTCTTAACAAGTCGCTCGAAATTGAAGGCTTTTTACTTACCATGTACGATTCCAGACTCCGTTTGTCGAATCAAGTGGTAGAGGAAGTGCAGCGTCATTTTCAGGATATGGTTTTTGAAACCTTGATAGCACGTAACATTAAGCTAAGCGAAGCGCCAAGCTATGGAAAGGCAGTGGTTGAGTATGATGCTTCGAGCAAGGGAGCAATTAATTATTTGAACCTGGCGCGGGAACTGTTGCAAAAAAACAACATGACCAGGATGGACAACAAAGACAAAGTGATAAAATAA
- a CDS encoding bifunctional heptose 7-phosphate kinase/heptose 1-phosphate adenyltransferase: MEKKFFSQLFASFKDKNILILGDVMIDSYLWGDVNRISPEAPVPILSGVGRENRLGGAANVALNVQALGAKPILCSVIGDDLRAADFVKLLRKQNLSSEGIVKCKERVTTVKTRVMSQHQHLLRVDEEICSPIQLSSEEKLMAKLLRVLQTYRIDAIVFEDYDKGVITPSLIKKVVELATQSGIPTLVDPKKQNYNDYKGITLFKPNFKEFNEGCKLELKKGQSQELIEAAIDFQQQQNIDILMITLSEHGVFVKHKDGQPIIIPAEIRSISDVSGAGDTVISVSALCLTEGLDPEMIARVANMAGGLVCEESGVVPINKELLLKECVQKIEV, encoded by the coding sequence ATGGAAAAAAAATTCTTTTCACAACTGTTTGCGTCTTTTAAGGATAAAAATATCCTTATTCTGGGGGATGTTATGATCGATTCATATTTGTGGGGTGATGTTAACCGTATTTCGCCGGAAGCACCGGTACCTATATTGTCGGGTGTGGGAAGAGAGAACAGGCTTGGAGGTGCGGCCAATGTGGCTTTAAACGTTCAGGCTTTGGGGGCTAAACCCATCCTTTGTTCTGTTATTGGCGACGACCTGCGCGCTGCCGATTTCGTTAAACTGCTTCGCAAGCAAAATCTGAGCTCCGAAGGAATTGTAAAGTGCAAAGAACGGGTAACAACGGTAAAAACCAGGGTGATGAGCCAACATCAACATTTGTTGCGCGTTGATGAGGAAATTTGCAGCCCTATTCAGTTGTCATCCGAAGAAAAGCTGATGGCCAAGTTGTTACGTGTGTTGCAAACATACAGGATAGACGCCATTGTTTTTGAAGATTACGACAAAGGGGTCATCACGCCTTCATTGATAAAAAAAGTTGTTGAGCTGGCCACTCAAAGCGGCATTCCTACTTTGGTAGATCCCAAAAAACAAAACTATAACGATTACAAGGGCATCACCCTCTTTAAACCTAATTTTAAAGAGTTTAACGAGGGTTGTAAACTCGAATTAAAAAAGGGGCAGTCGCAAGAGCTGATTGAGGCAGCGATAGATTTTCAACAACAACAAAATATCGACATATTGATGATAACGCTGTCGGAACACGGTGTTTTTGTAAAACATAAAGACGGACAGCCTATTATTATACCCGCCGAAATACGAAGCATATCGGATGTTTCGGGTGCCGGCGACACCGTTATAAGTGTAAGCGCCCTGTGTTTAACCGAGGGGCTGGACCCCGAGATGATTGCCCGTGTGGCTAATATGGCTGGTGGTTTAGTGTGTGAAGAATCAGGGGTTGTGCCTATTAACAAGGAATTACTTTTAAAGGAATGTGTACAAAAAATTGAGGTGTAA
- the der gene encoding ribosome biogenesis GTPase Der encodes MGNIAAIVGRPNVGKSTLFNRLTESRSAIVNEESGVTRDRLYGKSIWNGLEFSVVDTGGYAVGSEDVFEEEIRKQVLIAIEEADVILFMLDVTTGITDYDEMVADLLRRSKKKVLVVVNKVDNPERLADASYFYSLGVEELFSVSSINGSGTGELLDRLVELFPSTENVEDLDIPRFAVVGRPNAGKSSIINAFIGEDRNIVTPISGTTRDSIYTRYNKFGYDFYLVDTAGVRKKSKVFEDLEFYSVMRAIRAIENSDVCLLMIDATRGVESQDQKIFQLIQRNKKGIVVLVNKWDLVEKDTMTTKKYEEDIRNKFAPFVDFPIVFTSVITKQRIHKALEMAAVVFENKTRRISTSKLNEAMQKVVLDNPPPSTKGKYIKIKYIMQLPTNTPAFAFFCNLPQYVHEPYKRFLENKLRKLYDFTGVPVQIFMRKK; translated from the coding sequence ATGGGAAATATAGCAGCCATAGTAGGACGGCCAAATGTAGGTAAATCTACGCTTTTTAACAGGCTCACAGAATCGCGTAGTGCCATTGTTAACGAGGAAAGCGGCGTTACCCGCGACCGCCTTTACGGCAAAAGCATATGGAACGGATTAGAATTTTCGGTTGTTGATACCGGCGGGTATGCTGTAGGTTCGGAGGATGTTTTTGAAGAGGAAATCAGAAAGCAAGTGCTTATTGCCATTGAAGAAGCCGATGTTATTTTGTTTATGTTGGACGTAACAACCGGCATAACCGATTACGACGAGATGGTTGCCGACCTGCTGCGCCGAAGCAAGAAAAAGGTATTGGTGGTGGTTAATAAAGTAGATAACCCCGAACGGCTGGCCGATGCCAGCTACTTTTATTCCCTGGGCGTAGAGGAGCTTTTTTCGGTTTCATCGATCAACGGATCGGGTACCGGTGAACTCCTGGACAGATTAGTTGAGCTTTTTCCCAGCACAGAAAATGTTGAAGATCTGGATATTCCGCGATTTGCTGTGGTAGGGCGACCCAATGCCGGCAAATCGTCCATCATTAACGCTTTTATCGGTGAAGACCGAAACATTGTAACACCTATTTCCGGCACAACACGCGACTCCATCTATACCCGTTACAATAAATTTGGCTACGATTTTTACCTTGTAGATACCGCAGGAGTACGTAAAAAATCAAAGGTTTTTGAAGACCTTGAATTTTACAGCGTGATGCGTGCCATCCGAGCCATCGAAAATTCCGATGTTTGCCTGCTTATGATAGATGCTACCCGTGGTGTGGAAAGTCAGGACCAAAAGATATTTCAGCTGATACAAAGAAATAAAAAAGGCATTGTGGTTTTGGTGAACAAATGGGATTTGGTTGAGAAAGATACCATGACCACAAAAAAATATGAGGAGGATATCCGCAACAAATTTGCACCATTTGTAGATTTCCCCATTGTTTTTACCTCCGTGATTACCAAACAGCGCATACACAAGGCCTTAGAAATGGCTGCTGTGGTATTTGAAAACAAAACGCGCAGAATATCTACCTCCAAACTTAACGAAGCGATGCAAAAAGTGGTGCTCGACAATCCACCACCGTCCACCAAAGGCAAATACATTAAAATTAAATACATTATGCAACTGCCCACAAACACTCCGGCATTTGCATTTTTCTGCAATCTGCCACAGTATGTTCATGAACCATACAAACGATTTCTCGAAAATAAGCTTCGTAAACTGTATGATTTCACAGGGGTACCGGTTCAAATATTTATGCGAAAAAAATAA
- a CDS encoding response regulator transcription factor, with protein MIRILVAEPSYLIRKGIVTILSELKAVTVIDEANNPEELQQSLQQVLPHILMVNTSISSLPQADKVIKKYVPDMEVIYVFNTPLPHRNDEQSLSVFDSKSLLLSKLRRQVENIEKSVVHHDNSGDLTEREKDVLQKVALGKTNKEVANELFISTHTVISHRKNITRKLGIKTVSGLTVYAILNNLIKLEDIS; from the coding sequence ATGATAAGGATATTAGTGGCAGAACCCTCGTACCTGATCCGAAAAGGAATTGTAACAATTCTATCTGAATTAAAGGCAGTTACCGTAATAGATGAAGCCAACAACCCAGAGGAGTTACAGCAATCTTTGCAACAGGTTTTACCCCATATATTAATGGTAAATACCTCTATAAGCAGTTTGCCTCAAGCGGATAAAGTGATAAAAAAGTACGTGCCGGATATGGAAGTTATATATGTTTTCAACACCCCCCTGCCCCACCGTAACGACGAACAATCACTTTCGGTTTTTGATTCCAAAAGCCTACTATTGAGCAAGCTACGCAGGCAAGTAGAAAACATTGAAAAATCTGTGGTACACCACGATAACTCAGGCGACCTCACCGAACGAGAAAAGGATGTGTTACAAAAAGTAGCCCTGGGTAAAACCAACAAAGAGGTAGCTAACGAACTGTTTATTAGTACACACACTGTAATATCGCACCGTAAAAATATTACCCGAAAACTGGGTATTAAAACGGTATCCGGATTAACGGTATATGCCATATTAAACAATTTAATAAAATTGGAAGATATATCATAA
- the upp gene encoding uracil phosphoribosyltransferase yields METHIFNKQNSLLNQFIAEIRDKEIQTDPIRFRKNIERMGEILAYEISKAFTYKSIDIQTPLGVSHEFVCDEQIVIATILRAGLPMHQGVLNYFDGAENAFVSAYRKYNEKGDFDIHIEYISSPSLQDKIVILTDPMLASGASMDLAYRALLTKGIPKHIHIASIIASEEGVEYVQKNMPADKITLWLGAVDKGLNEKKYIIPGLGDAGDLAFGSKI; encoded by the coding sequence ATGGAAACCCATATTTTTAACAAACAAAACTCTTTACTTAACCAGTTTATTGCCGAAATCCGCGATAAAGAAATACAGACCGACCCCATTCGGTTCCGAAAGAATATTGAACGTATGGGTGAAATTCTGGCTTACGAAATAAGCAAAGCATTTACGTACAAAAGCATTGACATCCAAACCCCACTAGGCGTATCGCACGAATTTGTATGTGACGAACAAATTGTAATAGCCACTATTTTAAGAGCCGGACTGCCTATGCACCAGGGGGTGCTCAATTATTTCGACGGTGCCGAAAATGCCTTTGTATCCGCCTACCGCAAATACAACGAAAAAGGTGATTTTGATATTCATATCGAATACATTTCTTCACCCTCGTTACAGGATAAAATAGTGATACTTACCGATCCTATGCTGGCCAGTGGTGCCTCAATGGATTTGGCCTACAGAGCGCTTTTAACCAAAGGGATTCCCAAGCACATCCACATTGCCTCCATCATTGCCAGCGAAGAAGGGGTGGAGTATGTACAAAAAAATATGCCGGCAGACAAAATAACGTTGTGGTTAGGTGCTGTAGATAAAGGACTGAACGAAAAAAAATATATTATACCCGGCCTGGGCGATGCCGGCGATTTGGCCTTTGGAAGCAAGATTTAA
- the era gene encoding GTPase Era, whose protein sequence is MKHKAGFVNIVGNPNVGKSTLTNRLVGERLSIITSKAQTTRHRILGIVNEEDYQIVFSDTPGVLKPNYKLQESMLRFSKMALQDADIIIYMTDVVEKLDKNNDFLNSVKKTDSPVILVINKIDESNPEQLDELVTVWKQELPKAEIYPMSALKGFNTDNLMKRIKELLPESEAYFDKDVMTDKPVRFFVSEIIREKILLYYQKEIPYSVEVEVEEFKEDKKQINIRAVIHVARESQKGIIIGHQGAALKKTGTEARKDMEKFLDKKVFLQLFVKVNKDWRDKGKSLRNFGYDQK, encoded by the coding sequence ATGAAGCATAAAGCAGGATTTGTAAATATTGTAGGCAACCCCAACGTGGGCAAATCAACTTTAACCAATAGGTTGGTAGGCGAACGGCTGTCTATTATTACCTCAAAAGCACAAACGACGCGCCATCGCATATTGGGAATAGTGAACGAAGAGGATTATCAGATTGTATTTTCGGATACACCCGGCGTTCTAAAACCCAATTATAAACTACAGGAATCCATGCTCCGTTTTTCAAAAATGGCTTTGCAAGATGCTGATATCATAATTTACATGACGGATGTAGTAGAAAAGTTAGACAAGAACAACGACTTTTTGAATAGTGTTAAAAAGACGGACTCCCCGGTAATATTAGTCATCAACAAAATTGATGAGTCGAACCCCGAACAATTAGACGAGTTGGTTACTGTATGGAAACAGGAGCTGCCCAAGGCAGAGATATATCCCATGTCGGCATTAAAGGGCTTTAACACCGACAACTTGATGAAACGCATTAAGGAATTACTGCCCGAGAGCGAAGCCTATTTTGATAAAGACGTTATGACAGATAAGCCTGTCCGGTTTTTTGTGTCGGAAATCATACGTGAAAAAATTCTATTGTATTACCAAAAAGAAATACCCTATTCGGTTGAAGTGGAGGTTGAGGAATTTAAAGAAGATAAAAAACAAATCAACATACGGGCTGTCATCCACGTTGCCCGCGAATCGCAAAAAGGGATTATCATAGGACACCAAGGAGCCGCCCTAAAAAAAACGGGCACCGAAGCCCGGAAAGATATGGAGAAATTTTTGGACAAAAAGGTGTTTTTACAGCTCTTCGTTAAAGTAAATAAAGATTGGCGCGACAAAGGCAAATCGCTGCGCAACTTCGGTTACGACCAAAAATAA
- the rpmI gene encoding 50S ribosomal protein L35: MKTNSSAKKRFTLTGTGKIKRKHAFKSHILTKKTKKQKRNLTYSTLVHPADLNNVKLMLNMK, encoded by the coding sequence ATGAAGACAAATTCCAGTGCAAAAAAGCGTTTTACGCTTACTGGAACGGGTAAGATTAAACGAAAGCATGCTTTTAAAAGTCACATTTTAACCAAGAAGACAAAAAAGCAAAAGCGTAATCTTACGTATTCAACTTTAGTTCATCCAGCCGACTTAAATAACGTTAAGTTGATGTTGAACATGAAGTAA
- the infC gene encoding translation initiation factor IF-3, producing MALNRRKSSGPPQKNTSNFRVNNEIRIPKIRLVGDNIDNPGIYSTSEAIKMADNLELDLVEISPKADPPVCKITDYQKFLYQQKRKQKELKSKTQKVVVKEIRFGPNTDDHDYNFKLKHAQKFLSEGAKVKAYVFFKGRSILFKEQGEILLLRFAQDLEEYGKVEQLPKLEGKRMIIFLSPKKAKK from the coding sequence ATAGCACTAAACAGAAGAAAATCTAGCGGTCCGCCGCAGAAGAACACATCAAACTTTCGTGTAAATAACGAAATAAGAATTCCAAAAATTAGACTGGTTGGCGATAATATAGATAATCCGGGAATTTATTCCACATCTGAAGCCATAAAAATGGCCGATAATTTGGAGTTAGATTTGGTGGAGATTTCTCCTAAAGCTGATCCGCCGGTATGTAAAATTACGGATTATCAAAAGTTTTTGTACCAACAAAAACGTAAGCAAAAAGAGCTGAAGTCGAAAACGCAAAAAGTAGTTGTAAAGGAAATTAGGTTTGGTCCTAATACCGACGACCACGATTATAACTTTAAATTAAAACACGCCCAGAAATTTCTTTCAGAGGGAGCAAAGGTAAAGGCTTATGTGTTTTTTAAAGGTCGCTCTATTTTGTTTAAGGAGCAAGGCGAAATATTGCTGTTGCGCTTTGCCCAGGATCTTGAAGAGTACGGAAAGGTTGAACAACTGCCTAAGCTTGAAGGTAAGAGGATGATTATTTTCCTTTCACCTAAAAAAGCCAAGAAGTAA